Proteins encoded together in one Styela clava chromosome 12, kaStyClav1.hap1.2, whole genome shotgun sequence window:
- the LOC120330168 gene encoding arginine-hydroxylase NDUFAF5, mitochondrial-like → MSLMAACTISKFNKKMFAKIARTGFCVNSLATRHGNSNKHWHFMTSAAIHSEVNRVFDRKAKRIHKNFCNQSIDDIETYEYVKNDIAFQLGDRIADVSRDFPLALDLGCGRGFLSSHLTKQDTVRMIIQGDTSENCVKHAKESDIPISNLVLDEENLMFRESTFDIVMSNLSLHWVNDLPGCFKQVLKILKPDGCFLGAVLGGDTLYELRCSLQLAETEREGGMAAHVSPFLQGPDLTNLFSNAGFSLVTVDIDEMVIDYPSMFEVMDDIKGMGENNALTKIKPLHRDTITAASSIYQAMYGDEDNVHATYQILYFIGWKPPGHKTS, encoded by the coding sequence ATGTCTTTGATGGCTGCTTGCACAATTTCAAAGTTTAATAAAAAGATGTTTGCCAAAATTGCGAGAACTGGTTTTTGTGTGAATTCACTCGCAACACGACATGGGAATAGCAACAAACATTGGCATTTTATGACTTCTGCAGCAATTCACAGCGAAGTAAACAGAGTTTTTGATCGCAAAGCAAAGCGTATTCACAAGAACTTTTGCAACCAATCTATCGACGATATTGAAACCtatgaatatgtaaaaaatgatattgcaTTTCAACTTGGTGACAGAATCGCTGATGTAAGTCGTGATTTTCCACTTGCACTCGATCTGGGATGTGGGCGAGGATTTCTATCAAGCCATCTTACTAAACAAGACACTGTTAGAATGATTATTCAAGGTGACACTAGTGAAAATTGTGTCAAACACGCAAAAGAATCTGATATTCCAATCTCAAATCTCGTTTTAGACGAGGAAAATTTGATGTTCAGAGAATCCACATTTGATATTGTGATGAGTAATTTGAGTCTTCATTGGGTGAATGATTTACCTGGATGCTTCAAACAAGTTTTAAAGATACTCAAGCCTGATGGATGTTTTCTTGGTGCAGTGCTTGGTGGAGACACGTTATATGAACTTCGATGTTCATTACAACTTGCAGAAACTGAACGAGAAGGTGGCATGGCCGCACATGTTTCGCCATTCCTCCAAGGACCTGATTTGACAAATCTGTTTTCTAATGCTGGATTTAGCCTTGTTACTGTTGATATTGATGAAATGGTGATTGATTATCCTAGTATGTTTGAAGTTATGGATGATATTAAAGGCATGGGCGAAAATAATGCTTTAACTAAAATTAAACCCTTACATAGAGATACAATTACTGCGGCATCTTCAATTTACCAAGCAATGTATGGTGATGAGGATAATGTGCATGCCAcatatcaaatattatattttattggaTGGAAACCACCCGGGCATAAAACTTCATGA
- the LOC120330166 gene encoding zinc finger CCHC domain-containing protein 8-like isoform X2 has protein sequence MSVFGNSELFEEFENPDISDAVSNSGSDDSVEDEYKEKYRNLKVENEKLKKSLRLFERPANMKIKDSSNDGPVAHVILFNNVIARKFREEIKDFFFDLSNRRLNGDYSVCTEPQPAFIQYSSPSHHSHKHRKSSRRSEATKKAFQAFSSIQIFKNFYVDQLGEPLSFEDPKFSDWFFPEYDRLSYEPMNGDPDDYMQQTKKRKKLQRICFNCGGSDHQMKECEKPRDHQAIYERRQKFMDEVAKYSDGSPQIRVDGPRYHEEDEDEDKADRFKHFKPGVISAELQEALGITEVDIPPYIYQMRRLGYPPGHLQYARTKKSELTLYDNNSSNGENKENQYVPVEVGKIVGYPGFNIPPLPGQEDKFKEHCVGPMNDAQSKEVMVSYFEHRNNLFNQRKQAEQQAKERDEKEKIQNRDDADVEEVDMDIGGDEGEQEYIEFQPHAPPSPVVRTKREDSDLEEGEVEDDIEADVGSLTEDELEIKREMLLKELKKAASDSNNDSDYRNIKTNDHDYRLPPSVTIDLTGSTSESDVNLTIPVVQEEKEDLQPDVMIVESSSDDKDERDEQATAIKERNTSSDTDYRMNPAFISIRSNENSPITFNTDAVEEKSELDTPQSPDFQEKQTVSTEMTGDNIDSNSQPALPGRNKFAKGITQFDAYYSESKSQGVYKKLRTLLKDSPRRQQEWKKDVFS, from the exons ATGTCTGTTTTTGGGAACAGTGAGCTATTCGAAGAATTTGAAAATCCGGATATATCAGATGCGGTTTCAAATAGTGGATCTGATGACAGTGTGGAAGATGAATACAaggaaaaatatagaaatttgaAAGTTGAGA ATGAGAAACTGAAAAAAAGTTTACGATTGTTTGAAAGACCTGCAAACATGAAGATTAAAGATTCTTCAAATGATGGACCTGTAGCtcatgttattttatttaataatgtgATTGCAAG GAAATTCAGAGAAgaaataaaagattttttttttgatttgtcAAATAGAAGATTAAATGGTGACTATTCAGTTTGCACTGAACCACAACCAGCGTTTATTCAATATTCTTCACCGAGCCATCACTCTCATAAACATAGAAAGTCATCCAGAAGATCAGAAGCCActaaaaaagcatttcaagctttCAGcagtattcaaatttttaaaaacttttatgTTGATCAATTGGGTGAACCATTGTCATTCGAG GACCCAAAATTCAGTGATTGGTTCTTCCCGGAATATGATAGACTCAGTTATGAACCAATGAATGGAGATCCTGATGATTATATGCAACAGACAAAGAAAAGAAA AAAATTACAGAGGATTTGTTTCAACTGTGGTGGGTCAGATCACCAAATGAAAGAATGTGAAAAACCTAGAGATCATCAAGCTATTTATGAGAGAAGACAG aaattcatGGATGAAGTGGCAAAGTATTCAGATGGATCGCCACAAATTCGAGTCGATGGTCCAAGATATCATGAAGAAGATGAAGATGAAGACAAAGCAGATagatttaaacattttaaaccTGGTGTTATCag tgctGAATTGCAAGAAGCACTTGGGATTACAGAAGTTGACATTCCTCCTTATATTTATCAAATGAGAAGACTAGGTTATCCACCTGGCCATTTGCAATATGCAAGAACAAAGAAGTCTGAATTAACATTATATGACAATAATAGTTCCAACGGTGAAAACAAGGAGAATCAATACG TTCCTGTTGAGGTCGGCAAAATAGTTGGATATCCTGGATTCAACATTCCACCTCTTCCTGGTCAAGAAGAT AAGTTCAAAGAACATTGTGTTGGACCAATGAATGATGCACAGAGTAAAGAAGTGATGGTATCTTATTTTGAGCACCGCAATAATTTATTCAA TCAACGAAAACAAGCAGAGCAACAAGCTAAAGAGAGAGATGAAAAAGAGAAAATTCAAAACCGAGATGATGCTGATGTAGAAGAAGTTGATATGGACATAGGTGGAGATGAGG GTGAACAAGAATATATTGAATTTCAACCCCATGCCCCACCAAGTCCCGTCGTAAGAACAAAAAGAGAAGACTCTGATTTAGAAGAGGGTGAAGTCGAGGATGACATCGAAGCTGACGTTGGCAGTTTAACGGAAGATGAACTTGAAATTAAGAGAGAAATGCTTCTTAAAGAACTCAAAAAAGCAGCAAGTGATAGTAACAATGATTCAGACTacagaaatattaaaactaatgACCATGATTACAGACTTCCTCCCTCTGTTACTATTGATCTTACTGGTAGTACATCAGAGTCTGATGTCAACCTAACTATTCCTGTTGTTCAAGAGGAAAAAGAAGACTTGCAACCTGATGTGATGATAGTGGAGTCATCTTCAGATGATAAAGATGAAAGAGATGAACAAGCAACTGCTATAAAAGAACGAAATACATCAAGCGATACTGATTACAGAATGAATCCGGCTTTTATTTCTATCCGATCAAACGAAAATTCTCCAATCACATTTAATACTGATGCTGTGGAAGAGAAAAGTGAATTAGATACCCCACAAAGTCCTGACTTTCAAGAAAAACAAACTGTTTCCACAGAAATGACTGGCGATAATATTGACTCAAATTCCCAGCCAGCCCTTCCAGGtagaaataaatttgcgaaaGGAATTACTCAATTTGATGCATATTATTCAGAAAGTAAGTCTCAAGGAGTTTACAAAAAATTACGAACACTTTTAAAAGATTCACCAAGGAGGCAACAGGAATGGAAGAAAGATGTATTTTCTTAA
- the LOC120330166 gene encoding zinc finger CCHC domain-containing protein 8-like isoform X1 produces MSVFGNSELFEEFENPDISDAVSNSGSDDSVEDEYKEKYRNLKVENEKLKKSLRLFERPANMKIKDSSNDGPVAHVILFNNVIARKFREEIKDFFFDLSNRRLNGDYSVCTEPQPAFIQYSSPSHHSHKHRKSSRRSEATKKAFQAFSSIQIFKNFYVDQLGEPLSFEDPKFSDWFFPEYDRLSYEPMNGDPDDYMQQTKKRKKLQRICFNCGGSDHQMKECEKPRDHQAIYERRQKFMDEVAKYSDGSPQIRVDGPRYHEEDEDEDKADRFKHFKPGVISAELQEALGITEVDIPPYIYQMRRLGYPPGHLQYARTKKSELTLYDNNSSNGENKENQYVPVEVGKIVGYPGFNIPPLPGQEDKFKEHCVGPMNDAQSKEVMVSYFEHRNNLFNQRKQAEQQAKERDEKEKIQNRDDADVEEVDMDIGGDEEISVLGEQEYIEFQPHAPPSPVVRTKREDSDLEEGEVEDDIEADVGSLTEDELEIKREMLLKELKKAASDSNNDSDYRNIKTNDHDYRLPPSVTIDLTGSTSESDVNLTIPVVQEEKEDLQPDVMIVESSSDDKDERDEQATAIKERNTSSDTDYRMNPAFISIRSNENSPITFNTDAVEEKSELDTPQSPDFQEKQTVSTEMTGDNIDSNSQPALPGRNKFAKGITQFDAYYSESKSQGVYKKLRTLLKDSPRRQQEWKKDVFS; encoded by the exons ATGTCTGTTTTTGGGAACAGTGAGCTATTCGAAGAATTTGAAAATCCGGATATATCAGATGCGGTTTCAAATAGTGGATCTGATGACAGTGTGGAAGATGAATACAaggaaaaatatagaaatttgaAAGTTGAGA ATGAGAAACTGAAAAAAAGTTTACGATTGTTTGAAAGACCTGCAAACATGAAGATTAAAGATTCTTCAAATGATGGACCTGTAGCtcatgttattttatttaataatgtgATTGCAAG GAAATTCAGAGAAgaaataaaagattttttttttgatttgtcAAATAGAAGATTAAATGGTGACTATTCAGTTTGCACTGAACCACAACCAGCGTTTATTCAATATTCTTCACCGAGCCATCACTCTCATAAACATAGAAAGTCATCCAGAAGATCAGAAGCCActaaaaaagcatttcaagctttCAGcagtattcaaatttttaaaaacttttatgTTGATCAATTGGGTGAACCATTGTCATTCGAG GACCCAAAATTCAGTGATTGGTTCTTCCCGGAATATGATAGACTCAGTTATGAACCAATGAATGGAGATCCTGATGATTATATGCAACAGACAAAGAAAAGAAA AAAATTACAGAGGATTTGTTTCAACTGTGGTGGGTCAGATCACCAAATGAAAGAATGTGAAAAACCTAGAGATCATCAAGCTATTTATGAGAGAAGACAG aaattcatGGATGAAGTGGCAAAGTATTCAGATGGATCGCCACAAATTCGAGTCGATGGTCCAAGATATCATGAAGAAGATGAAGATGAAGACAAAGCAGATagatttaaacattttaaaccTGGTGTTATCag tgctGAATTGCAAGAAGCACTTGGGATTACAGAAGTTGACATTCCTCCTTATATTTATCAAATGAGAAGACTAGGTTATCCACCTGGCCATTTGCAATATGCAAGAACAAAGAAGTCTGAATTAACATTATATGACAATAATAGTTCCAACGGTGAAAACAAGGAGAATCAATACG TTCCTGTTGAGGTCGGCAAAATAGTTGGATATCCTGGATTCAACATTCCACCTCTTCCTGGTCAAGAAGAT AAGTTCAAAGAACATTGTGTTGGACCAATGAATGATGCACAGAGTAAAGAAGTGATGGTATCTTATTTTGAGCACCGCAATAATTTATTCAA TCAACGAAAACAAGCAGAGCAACAAGCTAAAGAGAGAGATGAAAAAGAGAAAATTCAAAACCGAGATGATGCTGATGTAGAAGAAGTTGATATGGACATAGGTGGAGATGAGG aaatttctGTGCTAGGTGAACAAGAATATATTGAATTTCAACCCCATGCCCCACCAAGTCCCGTCGTAAGAACAAAAAGAGAAGACTCTGATTTAGAAGAGGGTGAAGTCGAGGATGACATCGAAGCTGACGTTGGCAGTTTAACGGAAGATGAACTTGAAATTAAGAGAGAAATGCTTCTTAAAGAACTCAAAAAAGCAGCAAGTGATAGTAACAATGATTCAGACTacagaaatattaaaactaatgACCATGATTACAGACTTCCTCCCTCTGTTACTATTGATCTTACTGGTAGTACATCAGAGTCTGATGTCAACCTAACTATTCCTGTTGTTCAAGAGGAAAAAGAAGACTTGCAACCTGATGTGATGATAGTGGAGTCATCTTCAGATGATAAAGATGAAAGAGATGAACAAGCAACTGCTATAAAAGAACGAAATACATCAAGCGATACTGATTACAGAATGAATCCGGCTTTTATTTCTATCCGATCAAACGAAAATTCTCCAATCACATTTAATACTGATGCTGTGGAAGAGAAAAGTGAATTAGATACCCCACAAAGTCCTGACTTTCAAGAAAAACAAACTGTTTCCACAGAAATGACTGGCGATAATATTGACTCAAATTCCCAGCCAGCCCTTCCAGGtagaaataaatttgcgaaaGGAATTACTCAATTTGATGCATATTATTCAGAAAGTAAGTCTCAAGGAGTTTACAAAAAATTACGAACACTTTTAAAAGATTCACCAAGGAGGCAACAGGAATGGAAGAAAGATGTATTTTCTTAA